The sequence ATCCAGTTGCCCATGAAGACGTCGATGTCCTTGTTCTTCATGGCGGCGTAGGTGACCGGCACCGACAGCACGACGATCTTGGGCTGATAGCCCAGGTCCTCGAGGATGACGCTGGTCAGGGCGGTGGTGGCGGTGACGTCGGTCCAGCCGATGTCGGCCAGGCGCACCGCCTGGCACTGGGCGCCATCGGCGCGCGCGGCGCCGGCCATGGCCAGCAGCAGGCCGAACGCCAGGAACAGACGGTGCAGGAACGCCGGTCGCTTCATCGAGCGTCTTCTCCCATCCTGCTAAACGAGGATTCAATCTCTACACTGACGCGGGGCGCTCGCATTCGCAAGGCGCCAATTCACTGACCACGAAGCCCGAGATATTCCTGCGCGGCGCCCTGAATTTGCACGCATCGAGCCGTGAGCACTTGCATTGAATCGTCGTTCAAACGGCTTCGCCGCCCGGCCCGTTCGCCAAACCGGCTTTTCGCAGGGCTGTTGATCCAGGTTAGCCGCCGGCAGGCATCCAGGCCAGTTCGGGCTAACCTGCGTCAATACCCCTCTCCATCCCGAAAGTAATTGAAACGGGTCTCGATCAGAAGCCTGTCGTCTTGGCGTCCGGCCGTTCAATGCAAGGGGATTGACTGTGAAGAATAGCCTTTATCTGGCGGCCGGAGCAGCCGCGTTGTTCGTCTGCACCGCGGCCTATGCGGACGACTATACGCCCAGCAAGGCCGGCAGTTGGATCGTCGATCTGCGTGGTACAGGGGTGCTGCCGGCCAATACTGACGCTATCAAGACCGCCGCCGGCGCGGACACGGGCCTGAAGACCCATATCAGCGATTCCTACGTGCCGACCCTCGGGATCACCTATTTCATCACCGATCACATCTCGACCGAGCTTGTCCTTGGGACGAGCCATCACAAGATCAAGGCCGTCGGCCCGGGGGTCGACCTCGAGGTGCGCGACGCCTGGGTGCTGCCGCCGATCTTGACCGTGCAATACCGCCCGGCGCCCGCTTCGCGCCTGAACCCATACCTGGGCGCCGGCCTGAACTACATGTGGTTCTACGCCGGCTCCGGAAAGAACGGCTTCTCGGTCAAGGTGCCCAACGGCGTGGGCTATGCCGTGCAGGGCGGCGCCGACATCGCGCTGAAGGGCCCCTGGACGCTGAACGTCGACGTCAAGAAGGTGTTCTTCGAGACCGACGCCAAGGTCAACGGCGGGGCCCTCTATTCCCACGTCCACCTGGATCCGATCGTCGCCTCGGTCGGGATCGGGCGAAAGTTCTGACGGCGCGTCGCTGAACGGCGCCCCGCCCTGGGGCGCCGCGCTTCGCAATTGATCTGGGTCAAGGGCGAGTCGCTCGGCAAGGGCGAGCTTGTCGGCATGACCCAGACCGAACCGTTGCTCGCCCATACCTCGAACTGCGTCTATTGCGCGGCCAGGCCGCTCGGCGTCTGCGGCGCGCTCGGCGACGGCGAAGCCTTCCGCGAGCTTCGCGATTCCCGCCGGGCGGTGCGCATCCTCGACGCCGGCCTGCCGATCTATCGCCAGGGCGATCCGTCCGGCGACCTGTTCAACCTCGTCACCGGCTGGGTCGTGCAATACCAGGACCTGGAGGACGGCCGTCGCCAGATTCTGCGTTTCCTGGTCCCAGGGGCCCTGTTCGGCTACGAGCCGACCGGGGTGAAGGGCATGTGCCACGGGGCCGAGGCCCTGACCAACGCCAGCCTCTGTGTCGTGCCCGCCGCGCGGATGACCGAGCTGCGTCACAGGCATCCGGCGTTCAACGAGCGGTTCGTGTGGATGCTGGAGCGGGACAGCCATCTGGCCTTTGACCATATGATGTCGCTGGGCCAACGCGACGCGCGCGAGCGGGTCGCGCATCTCCTGCTGGAGTTGGCCGTACGCTCGACCGGGCGGTTGCCCGCGGCGCGGGGTGAGGTGTTCAAGATCCCGCTGAACCAGCCCCTGATCGCTGAAGCCACCGGGCTGACCTCGATCCATGTCAACCGCATGCTGCGCAAGCTGCGGGAGGACGATATCCTCGATTTCCACCACGGGCGGCTGACTGTGTTCGACCCCGAAAGGCTGGTGGAGCTGGCCGGAGTTTCGGAGGCCATGCTGGCGCTTTGGAGCCGTGCGTCCCAACCGATGGACGAGGCGCTGAGCGCCTGATCAGGCGGCGATGAGCGCAGCCGGGCCGGCGCCCTTCCGTACACGGCCGAGGCCCCGGCGGGGCGCGCCGGAGATTTCCCGCCAGGCTCCCAGGTCCATCACCAGAAGGTCCGCGCCGCAGGCCGCAGCCGCTTCGAGCGCGGCGCGGGCGGCGCTGGCCGTGCATCGGCGGATCATCACCGGCATCAGGCCCTGGGCGCTCAGGTGCTGCTCCAGGGCGCTGTCGCAAGCGCCCAGGTCGGCGGCGTTGGGGGCGGCCTGCACCACCCACAGCGCATCGGCCGCCTTCAGGATCGGCATGGCGGCGGCCAGCGCGCGCCAAGCCTCTGGACCCTCGCGCCAGGCGACGAGCACACAGCGGCCGATGGTCTTGCTGGCGTTTGGCGGCAGGACCAGAACCGGCCGGCCGCTGGCCGTCGCCAGGCGGCAGTGGCCGAGGTCCGTGGCGGCCGCGTCAGCGCCGGATGGATCGAGTGGGGCGATGATCAGGTCGGCCGCCCGCGCCCGCTCCAAAAAGTCGCTCTGGCCGTCGCCGGAAAGCTGTGTCCAGTCGGCGTCGGCGCCCTGGTGCGACGCGGCTTCGAAGAACGACTTGCGCGCCACGACGTCGCGTCTGGACCGGCCGGCGGGCGCGGCGACATAGAGGCCGTGCAGCCTGGCGTCCAGCCGCCTGGCCAATTCAGCCGCGACGGCGATGCGGCCCGTTTCGCGCGCCGCCGACCCGACCGGGATGACGATGTCCGCATAGCCCATGGCCAAGTTCGTTGTCCTCCGGCCGCGAGCGCTCGAACCCGCGACCTGGACATGGTCGGTTCATGCGGCCCTTGGCGGCTTGACCTAGATCAGCGGCCGGGCTCGGCCGGCTTCACGCCTCGGCGGCGAGGTCGGCCGATCTCAAGGCCGCGCGAGGCCGGGTGCGGGCGAGGGCCCAGGCTTCGGCCAGGTCCACCGCCCGGGAAAGACCGATGCCGATCAGGCAGCAGAGCGCGATGGCCGGCAGGGCGAGGGCCAGCGGAATGCGGCCGTGCAGCGCGGACCTCAGGGCGTGAACCACCATGCCGTGGGACAGGTAGATGTAGAGGCTTGCCGCCGCCGTCATCGAGACGACCTGGGTCAGCTTCCACCCCAGGGTGACCCGGCGCACGAACAGCAACAGGGTCAGGGCCGCCAGGGTCACCGGCGCGGCGAACTCGATCCCGGGGCGTTCGAAGGCGAACAGGGCGCCGGCGCCCAGGGCCAGCAAAAGAAGCCTGCGGCCCGTCGTTCGCGCCTGGGGGATCGCCCAGCCGAAGGCGAACAGGTAGCCCAGGGTGAAGGGCGTGTGGTCGAAGAAGACAGGAAGGCTCATGTTGAGCCGCGCCACCGAGCCTGCGATCAGGGTGACCAGGACAAGTCCGAGCGCAAAGGGCCAGGGGTGTTTGGCCCCGAGCCGCCTGAGGCCGGGCGCCAGCATCATCAGGCTGGCGGCCAGGATCAGCCAGACATAGGTCTCGATGTACCAGAACACCGTGGTCCGCAGCGGGTCGGGCGTCGCCGCCGAGGCGCTGAAATTGCTCACCAGCAGGTATTGCGGCAGGAACACGCCGTGCTGCAGCACGAAATAGGCGCTGATGATCAGGAAGTAGGGCGCCAGCACCTTGACCAGCAGCGGCTCCAGCACCGACCAGAGCTGGCCCTGGGCCAGTTTCGGAACCTGGAAACGGGAGAAGTTCATGCCGGCGATCAGCAGCAGGCTGTAGGCGCCGCCGCCGACGGCGCTGTTGGTCACGTGGTGCATGACCACCATGACGATCGCCACGGCGCGGGCCAGCACGTCGGAATCGATCGCCATCCGCCGCTGAGGCCAGGATTGCGAGGCGCCTTCCAGCTCGGCCAGGCTCATGGTCTCCCAGTTTTCCGGGCAGCGGCCGAGGTGCTCTTCCAGCACCAGCCAGGCGCGGACATAGTTCAGCGAGTCTCCGCCCAGGCTGATGAAGCTGTCTTCGTCGCGGACCTGGCGCACGCCGAGCACGGCCGCCAGGGCTGGGCGTAGGCCGCCGGTCCGCGCCTGCGCGGCTTCGCCCGCATCCCGCGCCTGGCGCAGGATGGCGGCATAGTCGGTCTTGCCGGAGGACAGGCGCGGGATCGTCGGCAGGGCCAGGACCAGGAACGCCGCCTTTGGCAGGTGCAACTGGTTCAGCAAGAGGTCGGTGGCGGCCTGGGTGTCGCTCGCGGCGCAGGCCACGGCCAGGCCTTCGTCGTCGGCGGCGACCGCGGCGGCCAGGCCGGCTTGGGCCAGGCGGGCCTCGATCTCGTCCAGGCTGATGCGCAGGCCGAACACCTTGGAGATGCGGCTGAGGCGCCCGGTGATCTGGAAATA is a genomic window of Phenylobacterium montanum containing:
- a CDS encoding OmpW/AlkL family protein, translating into MKNSLYLAAGAAALFVCTAAYADDYTPSKAGSWIVDLRGTGVLPANTDAIKTAAGADTGLKTHISDSYVPTLGITYFITDHISTELVLGTSHHKIKAVGPGVDLEVRDAWVLPPILTVQYRPAPASRLNPYLGAGLNYMWFYAGSGKNGFSVKVPNGVGYAVQGGADIALKGPWTLNVDVKKVFFETDAKVNGGALYSHVHLDPIVASVGIGRKF
- a CDS encoding Crp/Fnr family transcriptional regulator; the encoded protein is MIWVKGESLGKGELVGMTQTEPLLAHTSNCVYCAARPLGVCGALGDGEAFRELRDSRRAVRILDAGLPIYRQGDPSGDLFNLVTGWVVQYQDLEDGRRQILRFLVPGALFGYEPTGVKGMCHGAEALTNASLCVVPAARMTELRHRHPAFNERFVWMLERDSHLAFDHMMSLGQRDARERVAHLLLELAVRSTGRLPAARGEVFKIPLNQPLIAEATGLTSIHVNRMLRKLREDDILDFHHGRLTVFDPERLVELAGVSEAMLALWSRASQPMDEALSA
- a CDS encoding AMP-binding protein; the encoded protein is MKTLFDCLDQYGDAIAVIDEEGRPVTYAALLARAASLVEPLGARRRLVAIEIANRLTPLAAYVGAIRAGHAVILTTPGGASDEAPIVRTFRPEAVFRAGAWTQKPAAEAATELHPDLAVLLSTSGSTGSPKLVRLSHGNLAANARSIIDYLGIGPDETAITTLPPAYSYGLSVIHSHLLAGARLALFDGSVTDPAFAQILDRDGASSFAGVPHIFDLLRGSGFEPAAHPSLRYVTQAGGRLPADQVLAWATQLRKAGKRFFVMYGQTEAAPRIAYVPAEDIERHPDCIGRAVPGGRLRIEPIGDGEQGELVYAGPNVMMGYAEGRADLTRGAETAELRTGDIARVNDAGYFQITGRLSRISKVFGLRISLDEIEARLAQAGLAAAVAADDEGLAVACAASDTQAATDLLLNQLHLPKAAFLVLALPTIPRLSSGKTDYAAILRQARDAGEAAQARTGGLRPALAAVLGVRQVRDEDSFISLGGDSLNYVRAWLVLEEHLGRCPENWETMSLAELEGASQSWPQRRMAIDSDVLARAVAIVMVVMHHVTNSAVGGGAYSLLLIAGMNFSRFQVPKLAQGQLWSVLEPLLVKVLAPYFLIISAYFVLQHGVFLPQYLLVSNFSASAATPDPLRTTVFWYIETYVWLILAASLMMLAPGLRRLGAKHPWPFALGLVLVTLIAGSVARLNMSLPVFFDHTPFTLGYLFAFGWAIPQARTTGRRLLLLALGAGALFAFERPGIEFAAPVTLAALTLLLFVRRVTLGWKLTQVVSMTAAASLYIYLSHGMVVHALRSALHGRIPLALALPAIALCCLIGIGLSRAVDLAEAWALARTRPRAALRSADLAAEA